One window of Camelina sativa cultivar DH55 chromosome 4, Cs, whole genome shotgun sequence genomic DNA carries:
- the LOC109132488 gene encoding uncharacterized protein LOC109132488, translated as MSNVTKLTASNYLMWNRQVRALLAGYGLAGYLDGTTVAPNATVRQSATSIPNPEYNLWERQDQLIVASLLGAISIEIQPMLSKASTSAEIWSLLSSAYAKPTWGHIKQLPEQTNKWRKGSPIVEEYVQGLVVRFDQLATLDKPYEHEEQIEFLLGGLPEDYKPLIDQIDGRDTPPSMPAIHEKIINYELKFQTQVSTSYVVPVTANAVFHKPS; from the coding sequence ATGTCCAATGTTACCAAGCTTACTGCTTCCAACTACTTGATGTGGAACCGTCAAGTTCGTGCTCTGCTTGCTGGTTATGGTCTTGCGGGGTACCTCGATGGCACCACCGTTGCTCCGAACGCCACCGTGCGTCAAAGTGCAACCTCTATTCCTAATCCAGAGTATAACCTTTGGGAAAGGCAAGATCAACTCATTGTTGCTAGCCTTCTCGGTGCGATCTCGATCGAAATTCAACCCATGCTCTCCAAGGCTTCCACGTCAGCCGAGATCTGGAGTCTTCTTTCCTCTGCGTATGCTAAACCAACGTGGGGACACATAAAACAACTTCCGGAACAGACCAACAAATGGCGGAAAGGTTCTCCCATAGTTGAAGAATACGTTCAGGGTTTGGTTGTTCGGTTTGATCAACTTGCTACGCTTGATAAGCCGTATGAACATGAAGAACAAATAGAGTTTCTGCTGGGAGGTCTTCCAGAGGATTACAAGCCTCTTATTGACCAGATCGACGGCCGCGACACGCCTCCTTCCATGCCTGCCATTCATGAGAAGATCATTAATTATGAGCTGAAGTTTCAGACGCAAGTTTCCACATCGTATGTTGTTCCAGTTACGGCGAATGCTGTGTTTCACAAACCCTCATAA
- the LOC104783807 gene encoding F-box protein At3g62230-like, with translation MDEVSLDFGRLSQFQAGLGTHFCDLLCSLVSAKTVTVCPFLIQVIQDNVNPLRLRADMKTTRLVLMTTLEPREFVGIRFMINSCPYLETLTFQLVVRTAVRMVRVPIDANGYWRVGIFHPCFKNTLKYLEVWNFCGDFYELQLLKNLIRVCRVLERVDLYAPMGLAVDRLDRIRAKADFVRETFRASSADLSIHLY, from the coding sequence ATGGATGAAGTGTCGCTCGACTTTGGGCGGCTGAGCCAATTCCAAGCTGGCTTAGGAACACATTTTTGTGACCTCCTTTGCAGTTTGGTTAGTGCCAAGACAGTAACCGTCTGTCCTTTCCTCATTCAAGTGATCCAGGACAATGTCAACCCGCTTCGCCTTAGAGCAGATATGAAAACGACGAGATTGGTGCTGATGACCACTCTCGAACCACGTGAGTTCGTCGGAATCAGGTTCATGATCAACAGCTGTCCATATCTGGAGACGCTGACTTTTCAGCTCGTTGTTAGAACCGCTGTCCGAATGGTGCGAGTGCCGATCGATGCAAACGGATATTGGAGGGTTGGAATTTTTCACCCGTGTTTCAAGAATACACTCAAATATTTAGAAGTCTGGAACTTCTGTGGAGATTTTTATGAGTTGCAGCTCCTTAAGAATCTGATTCGCGTTTGTCGTGTGCTGGAACGGGTGGACTTGTATGCACCCATGGGACTTGCCGTGGATCGACTTGACCGTATCCGTGCAAAAGCCGACTTTGTGAGGGAAACATTCAGGGCCAGTTCGGCGGATTTGTCTATCCATCTGTACTAA